The following nucleotide sequence is from bacterium HR11.
ACAGGTCCACACGTATATCGTTTCGGACGGCCAGCCGTGGCGGCTGATCCAGACGGCGGGCGTCCTGGCCCGTCGGATTCGTCGGTGGGTCCGGCCGGGCCAGTGGGTCGACCGAGGCCAACCGGTCGGCATGATCCTGCTGGGGTCTCGGGTCGACGTCCTCCTGCCGGCGGGCGTGGTCCCGACGGTCCGGGTCGGCCAGCGGGTCCGGGCCGGAGAGACGCCTATCGCGCGAGGTGGGTATGCGGTCCAGGCGGACGGGTCGTAATTTCTTCCGTCGGCATCGATTCCCCCTCCGGCGGGGCATCGGCCTCCTGCCGGGTCTGCTGACCTTGGGGAACCTCTCGCTGGGCATGATGGCCCTGCTGAGCGTCCTCCACGGGCGGCTCGAGCGGGCCGCCTGGATGGTCGTGGTCGCCATCGTCCTGGACGGCCTGGACGGATGGGTCGCCCGGGCGACCCGCCGGACCTCAGAGTTAGGCCTTCAGTTGGACTCCCTGGCGGACTTAGTGTCCTTTGGGGTCGCCCCGGCGATTTTGCTGTACCGCTGGACGGGGGCGGCGGCGGCCGTGCCGGTCGCCCGGTCTTTCGCCGTGGCGATGGTCCTATTCTACACGGCCTGCACGGCCCTGCGGTTGGCCCGCTTCAACGTGATCTCGCCGACGGGCGACCCCC
It contains:
- the psd gene encoding Phosphatidylserine decarboxylase proenzyme; this encodes MHVNRAPFAGVVTAQVGQRGRFRPAFRPDAPRVNEQVHTYIVSDGQPWRLIQTAGVLARRIRRWVRPGQWVDRGQPVGMILLGSRVDVLLPAGVVPTVRVGQRVRAGETPIARGGYAVQADGS